The following coding sequences are from one Hyphomicrobiales bacterium window:
- a CDS encoding LacI family DNA-binding transcriptional regulator: MGKPTVHDIAEEAGVSLATVDRVLNERPGVRSLTAQRVHKAIDKLGYVRDVHAANLARGRHYRFAFVLPEGQSQFLRALRDAIVEAGAGLRLDRAELQTYEVPLNDSVAMIRALEDLQAQQIDGLAIMANETPVVRDMIAHMKESGIAVVTLVSDQPNAERDHFVGIDNVAAGRTAGVLMGRFLGGRSGKIIVVVNTTHARDMVQRRLGFDAVMREQFPKLDALPSLEGHDEPERTSSAIERALAGHEDVIGLYCAGAGTRGVTRVIAKHGLAETLVVIGHELTSHSEQALRDGLLDVVITQNVGHLVRSATRVLRAKCDGREIIASQERIRIEIVLRENLP; the protein is encoded by the coding sequence ATGGGAAAACCCACAGTTCATGACATCGCCGAGGAAGCGGGGGTAAGCCTGGCGACGGTCGATCGCGTGCTCAATGAGCGGCCAGGCGTTCGCTCGCTAACGGCGCAGCGCGTTCACAAGGCCATCGACAAGCTTGGGTATGTGCGCGATGTACACGCGGCCAATCTCGCACGCGGCCGTCATTACCGCTTCGCGTTTGTTCTACCAGAGGGCCAAAGCCAGTTTCTCAGAGCGCTGCGCGACGCCATCGTCGAGGCCGGCGCAGGCCTGCGTTTGGATCGCGCCGAGTTGCAGACCTATGAAGTGCCGCTCAACGACTCGGTTGCCATGATCCGTGCGCTGGAAGACTTGCAAGCCCAGCAGATTGACGGCCTGGCGATCATGGCCAATGAAACGCCGGTTGTGCGCGACATGATTGCGCATATGAAGGAAAGCGGCATCGCGGTTGTGACCTTGGTGTCCGATCAGCCGAACGCTGAGCGTGATCATTTTGTCGGCATCGACAATGTCGCCGCCGGACGAACCGCTGGCGTTTTGATGGGCCGGTTCTTGGGTGGCCGGTCGGGCAAGATCATCGTCGTCGTCAACACAACCCATGCCCGCGATATGGTCCAACGCCGGCTCGGGTTCGACGCGGTCATGCGCGAGCAGTTTCCCAAGCTCGATGCCCTGCCATCCTTGGAGGGCCATGATGAGCCGGAGCGCACGTCATCAGCGATCGAACGGGCCTTAGCGGGCCATGAGGATGTGATTGGGCTTTATTGCGCGGGTGCAGGGACACGCGGCGTAACGCGCGTGATCGCCAAGCACGGCCTTGCGGAGACGCTGGTGGTGATTGGCCACGAGTTAACGAGCCATTCAGAACAGGCGCTGCGCGACGGCCTGTTGGACGTGGTGATCACCCAGAACGTCGGCCACCTTGTGCGCAGCGCCACGCGGGTTTTGCGGGCCAAATGCGATGGCCGGGAGATTATCGCGAGCCAGGAACGCATTCGTATCGAGATCGTGCTGCGGGAAAACCTGCCCTAG